In one window of Deltaproteobacteria bacterium DNA:
- the mtnP gene encoding S-methyl-5'-thioadenosine phosphorylase, whose product MVKLGIIGGSGLDDPQLLEGGQTVAVETPYGPPSSVITQGKISGVDAAILSRHGRGHTISPTKVNYRANIYALKAVGATHIIATTACGSLREEIGRGDFVTPDQFIDFTKHRVSTFFESFENGAKHTAMADPFDAGLRRALVETARDLGLKIHDRGTMITIEGPRFSTRAESHMFRIIGGDIINMSVAPEAILANEIGIPYAAIAMSTDYDCWKTDEEPVTWDDILAVFHKNADNVKRILINVAAKIA is encoded by the coding sequence ATGGTGAAACTCGGAATCATAGGAGGGTCGGGCCTGGACGACCCGCAGCTCCTTGAAGGCGGCCAGACCGTGGCGGTGGAAACCCCCTACGGTCCGCCCTCATCCGTAATAACCCAGGGCAAGATAAGCGGCGTGGACGCGGCCATTCTGTCAAGGCATGGCAGGGGCCACACCATCTCGCCCACGAAGGTCAACTACAGGGCCAATATCTACGCCTTAAAAGCCGTGGGGGCGACCCACATAATCGCCACCACCGCCTGCGGGAGCCTTCGGGAGGAAATCGGCAGGGGCGATTTCGTGACCCCGGACCAGTTCATAGATTTCACCAAGCACCGGGTTTCCACCTTTTTCGAGTCCTTTGAAAACGGCGCGAAACACACCGCCATGGCAGACCCCTTCGACGCCGGGCTCCGCCGCGCCCTGGTGGAGACCGCCCGCGATCTTGGTCTCAAAATCCACGACAGGGGCACCATGATAACCATAGAAGGCCCTCGGTTCTCCACCCGCGCCGAATCCCACATGTTCAGAATAATCGGCGGCGACATCATAAACATGAGCGTGGCCCCGGAGGCGATTCTGGCGAACGAAATAGGCATTCCCTACGCGGCCATAGCCATGAGCACGGACTACGACTGCTGGAAAACCGACGAGGAGCCCGTGACCTGGGACGACATCCTGGCGGTCTTCCACAAGAACGCCGACAACGTGAAGCGAATACTCATAAACGTCGCGGCCAAAATCGCCTGA
- a CDS encoding methionine adenosyltransferase, with protein MGEKYFFTSESVTEGHPDKVADAISDGILDAILAQDKKGRVACETLVTTGLAFIAGEITTSCYVDMPEIVRRTIRDIGYDSSQMGFDWRTCAVVTSLDRQSPDIAQGVDEGTSEYKEQGAGDQGLMFGYATDETPELMPMPIMYAHKICRRLAEIRKNGAIDFLRPHGKSQVTIEYQDGVPRRVDAVVVSAQHKPDVTLSEIREAITEEVIKKTIPKHMIDGDTKYFINPTGRFVVGGPMGDCGVTGRKIIVDTYGGQGSHGGGAFSGKDPSKVDRSASYMGRYIAKNIVASGLAKKCEVQIAYAIGVPHPVSILVDTKGTGMVNSERLREIVTTVFDLRPAAIISQLDLLRPIYQKTAAYGHFGRNNPDFTWERTDKAEEIRKAAGV; from the coding sequence ATGGGCGAAAAATATTTCTTCACTTCCGAATCGGTCACAGAAGGACACCCGGACAAAGTGGCGGACGCCATTTCGGACGGAATTCTGGACGCCATCCTGGCCCAGGACAAGAAGGGCCGCGTGGCCTGCGAAACCCTTGTCACCACGGGCCTTGCCTTCATAGCGGGCGAGATCACCACAAGCTGCTACGTGGACATGCCGGAAATCGTCAGGCGCACCATAAGGGATATCGGCTACGACTCAAGCCAGATGGGCTTTGACTGGCGCACCTGCGCGGTGGTGACGAGCCTTGACCGCCAATCGCCGGATATAGCACAGGGCGTGGACGAGGGCACCAGCGAGTACAAGGAGCAGGGCGCGGGAGACCAGGGCCTGATGTTCGGCTACGCCACGGACGAGACCCCGGAGCTCATGCCCATGCCCATAATGTACGCCCATAAAATCTGCCGAAGGCTCGCTGAAATCCGCAAGAACGGGGCCATAGACTTTCTTCGCCCCCACGGCAAGAGCCAGGTGACCATAGAATATCAGGACGGCGTTCCCCGAAGGGTGGACGCGGTGGTGGTCTCGGCCCAGCACAAGCCGGACGTGACCCTAAGCGAAATCCGCGAGGCCATAACCGAGGAGGTCATCAAAAAGACCATCCCAAAGCACATGATAGACGGCGACACCAAGTATTTCATCAATCCCACCGGGCGTTTCGTTGTGGGCGGCCCCATGGGGGACTGCGGGGTAACGGGCCGCAAGATCATCGTGGACACCTACGGCGGCCAGGGCTCCCACGGCGGCGGGGCCTTTTCGGGCAAGGACCCCTCCAAGGTGGACCGCTCAGCCTCCTACATGGGCCGGTACATCGCAAAGAACATCGTGGCCTCCGGGCTCGCCAAAAAATGCGAGGTCCAGATAGCCTACGCCATCGGCGTGCCGCACCCGGTCTCCATCCTCGTGGACACCAAGGGCACGGGCATGGTCAATTCCGAGCGCCTTCGGGAGATCGTGACCACGGTCTTCGATCTTCGGCCCGCCGCCATCATCAGCCAGTTGGACCTTCTGCGGCCCATTTACCAGAAAACAGCCGCATACGGGCATTTCGGACGGAACAACCCGGATTTCACCTGGGAGAGGACGGACAAGGCCGAGGAAATCCGCAAGGCCGCAGGTGTCTGA